Below is a window of Planctomycetia bacterium DNA.
GCCCGCGACCGTGGACGGCAAACCATACAAACGCGGCGATGCGGCGCTCCTTCGTACCCGCGATGGCACGCTCCTGTGGACCTTCGCCAACGAGTCGGAATTTGTGGGAACCGGGCCGCTAACCAGCCCTGAAGCGGCGAAGGCGAGAATGCCGCTCTACGTGCAACGCAGCGTTGACGAGGGCAACACCTGGCTGCCGCCGCAACTTGTTCTCGACGGTTACACGGGAAGCACGCGCAGCATCATCCAACTGCGCTCGGGACGCATCGTGGCAGCAGTGCCTCATGTGACCTTCGAACGACCGACCCGGTGGCGCTCGGTTTGCGTGATCTCCGACGACGAGGGAAAGACGTGGCAGAAGGGGCAGGTCGTCGACCCGAAGTTTGCGTGGCCGTCCCGTCCGAACGGCGATCTGCACGACGGTGTGCGAGCGGGAACAATGGCCGAGTTCGCGGACGGTCGACTGTGGATGCTGCTTTCCTACCGTCGTCAGTGCGAGACGTTTTCCACGGACGGCGGCCTGAACTGGGCCGATGCTACAGATGTGAAGTCGTCGTACACCACGTCGCAGCTTCACACCCTAGCACGGCTCAAAAGCGGACGTCTGGCCCGATTGTGGGTTGAGCTGGGTGCGGAACGCACCAAAGAGAATCCTCAAGCCGGCGCGCGGCTTTGCCTGGCTTTCACCGCGGACGACGGGAAGACTTGGTCCCCAACCGCGACGCTGGTACATCGGACGGGCATTTCCAGCATGAAGGAGGCCGGTCGCTGCGTCCATTCGGCTGAGGTGTTCGAAGTGGCAGCGGGGGAACTCTGGCTCACGCTCCATCGGCCCGATGTTCGGATTACGATTCACGAGCAGGACTTCGTCGGGAAGTAACCGCGTCGTCATTCCTGGGATACGCGTGCCTCCATGAACCATTGCCGCTCCCGCCGGATCGAGTTTTCGGGAGGGACAGCGTAAGCGGCCAAACTCACCCCGATTCTAAACGATCCCTCACGGCTCACACAGCAGCAGGTTGTCGATCCACAGTCGGCCGGCCGCCGGCAGCGTGAACGTCACGTCACTAACCGATCCGCCCACCAGTGCATCGCGTGGCCCGAGAATCAATTGATACGAAGCCCAGTCATTTTGTTTGAGTACTTTCTGGTCGAGTGAAAATGTCGATGACTTTTTCTTGTCCGACGATTCAAGACGCACGTTGATCGTACTGGCGCCTTCGAGCTTATAGCGAAACGATAAATGCGTCACATCGCCGACTGGCCGATCGCCACGGAGGTTGACGCGAAGCCAGGCTTTATCCTTGTCGGTCGGGTGCGGGATCGATTTGGCGGCGTGCCAGACGTAGCCCTGCTTCTGGGCGATCTCGAAATCGCCGGGCCATTCCTTGCCTTGCTTGCCGCCGTCGAAAAGGCCGGTGAAGAGGAAGCGTTTCGGGAACGCTCGTTTTTCGTCGGCTTCGCCGGCGTCGTAGAGTACGATGTCGTCGATCAGAAGTTCCGCTCGCGGGTCCACGTAGAACTGGATGTCGTCGATGCGTTCGAATTCCGAAAGCGGTCCGCCCGTGCCATCGGGTTTACGCATCTGCGTCATGTCAACACAACCGTCTACCCATGTTGTTTGCGGTAGATCCTTGAGCATCAGGCAGCGGTGGTAGCCGTTGCTGAGGCTGTAGAGTTGCACGCGCAGCGTATCGGTTCCCTGGAGCCGATACTTGAAGCGTAGCCGAGTGTTTTTGCCCATCGGCATGCTGGGCACGGGGTTGAAGACGACGGCTGTGTAAAGCGTCTTCATCTCGCCCTGGAGGTCGTCGAAGTCCTCAGTCAACACCCCGCGCAGCGCGCGCTTGCTCGTCGGCGGCGTGTCGGCAGTCTCAATTCGGCCGCTCAGCCACCAGCGTTTTTCGATGTCAGTCTCGAAGTCTTCAAAGACATGGACGCGGTTCGGCATCTTTCCCGGATCGATCAGCTTCGATTCGTTGATGACACGCATCGTCGGCAGCGCTTTGGGCATCGCCGAGGCGACGCGCTCGACGTACCAATCAAGGAAGGCGTCCGTCTTGATCGCAGTGGCGACCCGGGCGTTCGGCTTGCCGAGGCGGACGGGCACGGTGAAGCCTTGATCGTCCACGCCGAGAGCCAGATCTTCCATCGTACAGAAATTTTCCGTATGAATCAGGGCGATGGCGACGGGGTCGAAGAGCACGGGCACATTCTTCTCCTGCCAAAGCTGAGTCATGGCTTGCAAAGACAGCGTCAGCAGTGAGCCGGCGTCGAACAGCGTCTTCTGCCGAGGCACATCGAGCGCGACCATCGAGGTTGCATCGAGCGGCGCGACGGTCATCGGCACGCCGGCGCGGAACACGGCTTGAGCCGCCTTTACGTCGGCGACGATGTTGTATTCCGGCTGAGGCTTCGACCCATCGGCATACCCGCGACGCACCGATCCGCCCATGATCACCAGGCGTTTGATCTTCGCCTTCGTTTCGGGATGATCGCTGAACAGCTTCGCGATGTTCGTCAACGGCCCGATGGCGACAAGCGTCAACTCGCCCGGCGCGTCGTTGATCTTCTTGGCGAGAAATTCCGCGGCGGGGACCTTCGCGGGTTTCGGATCGCGGAAATAAACACTGGCGTGATTGCCATACTGCACCTGCCAATAATCGAGCGGCTTTTGCTTGATCGGAATCCCGGCGGCGACAGGCACTTCCTTGCGACCGACGGCCGTGAGGAACCGCAATGTCAGCTGCGCTCGTTTATACGCATCGTGGCCCACGGTCGTCACGCCGCGCAGGTCCAACTCCGGGCTGGCGAGCACCAGGGCCAGCGCGAACGTGTCGTCGATATCCTCGCCGATGTCGAAATCGAGGAGGATCGGTATTTTTACCTGTGCCTGCGTAATCGTCGGAGTGAGCCATAGGATGGTGAGAAAGAAAAGCGAACGCAACATGGTGTTACCTCGTGAGAGTCGTCGGCGTACACGACAAGGATTGCAGCGAACTCAATTACAACCACGGATATCACGAATCGCACGGACAGGAAATACCTTGCCGGTAGTTCCCGGAATTAGCCACGGATGAAACACGGATAGGAAATCATGTTGAAATTTCATCGGTTTTGGCCGGCGTGAGGCCGCCCAGGCCGAGACCGCCGACTTGAAGGAAGTCGCCGCGCGAACCGCGATTGAAGGTCAACATGAGTCAATGCTCCCAATGCAGGTGGGTACGGACGGAGAGCGCGGGAGCGGGCGTGCCGGCCGGCGTCGGCTCGCGGCGGCTAGCGACGGATCGAGAAGGCCCGTTCGATCCTGGTAAGATTGCCCTCGCGGTCCTTGACGGTGACCGTGAGCTTGCCTTTGGGCAGATCCACGATGGGCGTTGTCAGCTTGAGCTCCCAGACTCCCTGAGTCGTAGGCTTGAATTGCGCCGCCAGGTTGGTTCCGGCCGCGGTGCCGTCCACCGCGAAGTCGGCCGCCACCTGGAAGCTGTCCAGGTCCAGGCCCGAATCGTAATCGTGCATGCCGACCAGGATGCGGGTCAGCCCAGTGCCGGCGCCGGGTTGGGGATAGGTCAAGGTCAGTGTCGGCCGGTTGTCGTCCTGGAGCCAGCCTGCGCGGCGGGCAGCAGGCTGGGCAGGATCGTAGTCGAGATCGATCGGGCAGCCGAGATCGATCCAGCGGACGAGATTCATCCGGTCGTCGTCACTGAGTGGCGCGACCTTGATCGCCTTGCCGTCCGGCCCTTGATAGGTTCCCGCAACCGCTTCGGGCGGCGGCATGACGCTGCCGGTATAGGCCAGGTTAATCAGCGCGCGATTCTGCGGCGTGGCGGTGAACGGTTGGCCCTTGTGGACGAGAGATCGGGGATCGCCCGGCACCGTCTCGTGCGCGAAATCG
It encodes the following:
- a CDS encoding sialidase family protein; the protein is NALPVSFVGPFVHLRDGGILTVSKDDVQISLDRGATWSAKRQPATVDGKPYKRGDAALLRTRDGTLLWTFANESEFVGTGPLTSPEAAKARMPLYVQRSVDEGNTWLPPQLVLDGYTGSTRSIIQLRSGRIVAAVPHVTFERPTRWRSVCVISDDEGKTWQKGQVVDPKFAWPSRPNGDLHDGVRAGTMAEFADGRLWMLLSYRRQCETFSTDGGLNWADATDVKSSYTTSQLHTLARLKSGRLARLWVELGAERTKENPQAGARLCLAFTADDGKTWSPTATLVHRTGISSMKEAGRCVHSAEVFEVAAGELWLTLHRPDVRITIHEQDFVGK
- a CDS encoding nucleoside hydrolase; amino-acid sequence: MLRSLFFLTILWLTPTITQAQVKIPILLDFDIGEDIDDTFALALVLASPELDLRGVTTVGHDAYKRAQLTLRFLTAVGRKEVPVAAGIPIKQKPLDYWQVQYGNHASVYFRDPKPAKVPAAEFLAKKINDAPGELTLVAIGPLTNIAKLFSDHPETKAKIKRLVIMGGSVRRGYADGSKPQPEYNIVADVKAAQAVFRAGVPMTVAPLDATSMVALDVPRQKTLFDAGSLLTLSLQAMTQLWQEKNVPVLFDPVAIALIHTENFCTMEDLALGVDDQGFTVPVRLGKPNARVATAIKTDAFLDWYVERVASAMPKALPTMRVINESKLIDPGKMPNRVHVFEDFETDIEKRWWLSGRIETADTPPTSKRALRGVLTEDFDDLQGEMKTLYTAVVFNPVPSMPMGKNTRLRFKYRLQGTDTLRVQLYSLSNGYHRCLMLKDLPQTTWVDGCVDMTQMRKPDGTGGPLSEFERIDDIQFYVDPRAELLIDDIVLYDAGEADEKRAFPKRFLFTGLFDGGKQGKEWPGDFEIAQKQGYVWHAAKSIPHPTDKDKAWLRVNLRGDRPVGDVTHLSFRYKLEGASTINVRLESSDKKKSSTFSLDQKVLKQNDWASYQLILGPRDALVGGSVSDVTFTLPAAGRLWIDNLLLCEP